A portion of the Gossypium arboreum isolate Shixiya-1 chromosome 8, ASM2569848v2, whole genome shotgun sequence genome contains these proteins:
- the LOC108469735 gene encoding uncharacterized protein LOC108469735, which yields MARLAFLFTLTFLLFTFSQARFITSESQHDVTPEKSVTDFPESDPESAILLPSEKPHFEPPKLLDFKHDDDASGVASVPLTKISFNPVNRHFPRRPLIPFRHKHNCRFHKRFMPLNPRFHQKRFISYGNDMILSDERSFDPESRGVVRQIEARWGSFDDDGTESKHHVGFMKPDHHDHEHHDEDHDHEHHDEEDHEEEHHHHHHHHHHRHHHRGEEERDETEEQEGGFMEKFRKYFIHF from the coding sequence ATGGCTAGACTCGCTTTTCTCTTCACCCTTACTTTTCTCCTCTTCACCTTCTCTCAAGCCCGCTTCATCACATCTGAATCCCAACATGATGTCACCCCCGAAAAATCCGTTACCGATTTTCCCGAATCCGACCCCGAATCCGCCATCCTTCTCCCCAGCGAGAAACCCCACTTTGAACCCCCCAAATTACTCGACTTCAAGCACGATGATGATGCCTCCGGCGTCGCCTCCGTTCCTTTGACCAAGATCAGTTTTAACCCTGTCAACCGCCACTTCCCAAGGCGTCCCTTGATTCCGTTCCGTCACAAGCACAACTGCCGTTTCCATAAACGCTTCATGCCTTTGAATCCACGCTTCCATCAGAAACGCTTCATTTCTTACGGCAACGACATGATACTGTCCGACGAGAGAAGTTTTGACCCAGAGTCACGCGGTGTTGTTCGCCAGATCGAGGCCAGATGGGGCAGTTTTGACGATGATGGCACCGAGTCTAAGCATCATGTAGGTTTTATGAAGCCAGATCACCATGACCACGAGCACCATGATGAAGACCATGACCACGAGCACCATGATGAAGAGGATCATGAGGAAGAgcatcaccaccaccaccaccatcatCACCACCGCCATCATCACCGTGGAGAGGAAGAAAGGGATGAGACAGAGGAGCAGGAGGGCGGGTTCATGGAGAAGTTCCGCaagtattttattcatttttga